A window from Neodiprion fabricii isolate iyNeoFabr1 chromosome 2, iyNeoFabr1.1, whole genome shotgun sequence encodes these proteins:
- the LOC124176364 gene encoding run domain Beclin-1-interacting and cysteine-rich domain-containing protein, with the protein MMTSMQDPHIREHQQLLQYLRSTVEGLLVSQVSNVWNVYGGLNRLHKCMERIFRHGSRVFDSMGEPDCWVFIQGLNWLQPSLATSPSVHESDDYLSNIPVKIGSRKDLLWLYKSLESHSLSQKLSWLLSDKEHLLSCLEPWAFLCQESLAEATLICLRAVEKNQPSLLTEIDPCLFLPNWDLGKNSPNRHRRSSSYPTNLSYKKWGIVNIENTNSYEKYHTGVAGSMAQSNLNDRKISENPSSIMKERKCKINSEPVITKTDIDFSLKVWSSLPTLNENHENLHNLTIPQPTSPAKFFIGTNRTSYSCSTDSYKLSNVIKVDYTEVQSKGTTSNVDGKVFKKNSPIRKSRKKVKILHDKQLDMKSSDGSSDTLNYDDNIVKSVTEALPKSPKKPVEFKLKHLTSNTIKIGATQKTDRRKTTLLPDSAPEFTGSWSSEVEGQKDYRTPKKSFMEDGGSSVQPMATGYFPRPLEGQSLTSFLSSAQFTRANAELDRENAHFSISEAMIAAIEQVKCNNQLNLVDEIIDESDEEINNLKQRIRLRRRQRQQEKQRGAWSRDLLSDGKTDTTTTDQSVSPLSTSPGTPSESISTDDVDDLEVGDIRNISQLRNSGVSMSMGPLYSEAELCRTLTRHGTESTLTESIVSAEGVALCLIRRFSEKQLPRASELEWLVSEQDAPQQLLPLPTSWPVSPDEAENEDMTQATLLRGTMEWAPPRPQIIFTPQPAPVRRILMAKQNYRCAGCGMKVAVEYANRFRYCEYLGRYFCTGCHTNQLTILPGKILSKWDFNRYSVSNFSYRLLDQMTADPLFQVNDLNPLLYRRIKQLEKTRILRTQLFYLKDFLFTCRFAVELQEALHNEPIYILNDPHVYAIQDFVQVKVGLLPERLKDLVEACSSHVVQCELCLARGFVCELCCSKEIIFPWQVLKVMRCDDCGACFHAHCKQKSSRKECPRCKRLEARRTPMEETS; encoded by the exons ATGATGACATCTATGCAAGATCCACACATCAGGGAACACCAGCAGCTTCTACAGTACCTTCGATCTACTGTCGAAGGACTGTTAGTTAGTCAAGTCTCTAATGTCTGGAATGTGTACGGAGGTTTGAATCGACTCCATAAATGCATGGAAAGAATATTCAGGCATGGGAGTCGAGTCTTCGATTCAATG GGTGAACCGGATTGTTGGGTTTTCATACAAGGGTTAAATTGGCTACAACCCTCTTTGGCTACATCCCCATCTGTCCATGAGTCTGACGATTATCTTTCAAATATACCGGTAAAGATAGGATCACGAAAAGATCTGTTGTGGCTGTATAAGAG TTTGGAAAGTCATTCCCTCTCTCAGAAGCTTTCTTGGCTTTTATCGGACAAGGAGCACTTGTTGTCCTGCCTTGAACCTTGGGCTTTCTTGTGCCAGGAAAGTCTTGCAGAAGCTACTCTTATCTGTCTAAGAGCTGTCGAAAAGAATCAGCCCTCTCTTTTAACGGAAATTGATCCATGCTTG TTTCTTCCAAATTGGGATTTGGGTAAAAATAGTCCGAATAGGCATCGCAGATCATCATCTTATCCCACAAATCTATCTTATAAAAAGTGGGGTATTGTAAATATAGAGAATACAAATAGCTATGAAAAGTATCATACAGGTGTAGCTGGGAGTATGGCGCaatcaaatttgaatgatAGAAAGATTTCAGAGAATCCAAGCAGTATTATGAAGGAGaggaaatgtaaaataaattctgaGCCAGTGATAACAAAAACTGATATTGACTTCTCTCTGAAAGTGTGGAGTAGTCTTCCTACATTAAACGAAAATCATGAAAACCTTCACAATTTAACTATACCTCAGCCCACGAGTCCAGCCAAGTTTTTTATTGGTACAAACAGAACATCATACAGTTGTAGCACTGACtcgtataaattatcaaatgTAATCAAAGTTGATTATACCGAAGTCCAGTCTAAGGGTACAACATCAAACGTAGatggaaaagtttttaaaaagaatagcCCGATAAGAAAGTCTCGCAAGAAAGTAAAAATCTTGCATGATAAGCAGTTAGATATGAAGTCAAGTGATGGGAGTTCAGATACTTTGAATTATGACGACAATATTGTGAAAAGTGTAACTGAAGCATTACCTAAGTCGCCTAAGAAACCTGTAGAGTTCAAGTTGAAGCATCTTACCAGCAATACGATTAAGATTGGAGCAACCCAAAAGACTGATAGACGAAAAACAACTCTGCTACCAGATTCAGCTCCGGAATTCACGGGGTCGTGGAGTTCAGAAGTAGAAGGTCAGAAGGATTATAGAACACCAAAAAAAAGCTTCATGGAAGACGGCGGTAGTAGTGTGCAGCCAATGGCTACAGGATATTTTCCCAGGCCCCTCGAGGGTCAGAGTCTCACAAGCTTTTTGTCATCAGCGCAATTTACTAGGGCTAATGCAGAGTTGGATAGAGAAAACGCACATTTCAGTATTTCTGAAGCTATGATAGCAGCCATTGAACAG GTGAAATGTAACAATCAGTTGAATTTggttgatgaaataattgatgaaaGTGATGAGGAGATCAATAATTTAAAACAACGAATTAGGCTACGACGGCGACAAAGACAACAGGAAAAGCAAAGAGGTGCATGGAGTCGTGATCTTCTCAGTGATGGGAAGACAGATA CTACAACAACTGATCAAAGTGTCAGTCCATTATCGACTTCACCAGGAACACCATCTGAAAGTATTTCAACAGATGATGTTGACGATTTGGAAGTTGGTGACAtaagaaatatttctcaactAAGAAACTCCG GTGTATCTATGTCCATGGGACCGTTATATTCGGAGGCTGAATTATGTAGAACTCTGACGAGGCATGGAACAGAATCAACACTCACTGAAAGCATTGTGTCTGCTGAAGGTGTTGCTTTGTGTCTCATAAGACGGTtcagtgaaaaacaattgccGAGGGCTAGTGAATTGGAGTGGCTTGTTTCTGAACAGGATGCCCCACAGCAG cttcTTCCATTGCCAACTAGCTGGCCTGTTAGCCCTGATGAAGCTGAAAATGAGGACATGACTCAGGCGACCCTGTTGCGTGGAACGATGGAATGGGCACCTCCGCGGCCTCAAATCATTTTTACACCTCAACCAGCACCTGT ACGGAGAATACTTATGGCCAAACAGAACTATCGGTGTGCAGGATGTGGCATGAAAGTTGCTGTAGAATATGCGAATCGATTTCGATATTGTGAATATTTGGGAAGATATTTTTGCACTGGATGTCATACCAATCAGCTCACTATACTACctggaaaaattctttccaaaTGGGATTTTAATAG GTATTCCGTATCAAATTTCTCGTATCGATTGTTGGATCAAATGACAGCAGATCCTTTGTTTCAAGTAAACGACTTAAATCCACTGCTGTATAGACGCATTAAACAATTAGAAAAAACTAGAATATTACGGACACAGCTGTTCTATCTAAAAGATTTCCTATTCACCTGCCGATTTGCTGTAGA ATTGCAGGAAGCTTTACATAATGAACCAATATACATACTAAATGATCCACATGTATATGCTATTCAAGATTTTGTCCAAGTCAAAGTTGGTCTGCTGCCTGAACGATTGAAGGACTTAGTAGAAGCTTGTTCCAGTCACGTTGTGCAATGTGAA cttTGTCTAGCTCGGGGATTTGTGTGCGAACTATGCTGCTCGAAAGAAATTATATTTCCTTGGCAGGTGCTAAAAGTTATGAGATGTGATGATTGCGGAGCGTGTTTTCACGCCCATTGCAAACAGAAATCCAGTAGAAAGGAATGTCCGAGATGTAAACGATTAGAAGCAAGACGAACGCCGATGGAAGAGACATCTTGA
- the LOC124176369 gene encoding uncharacterized protein LOC124176369 has translation MTDLSTTVAHLAKLGTSIVCMKYFNDPYSILVSDNHWATRAFQILLFHSILGIFRFGNPSTSKYLRGFYTFFSKIIHTLPFALIVTEILHWNKTSEQITLTLLILTVFPIVYESRSKERTRRHLIDVAVGLNLCALIYVSLISKNYSAISLVVSYAFTHFLLEDISDRYDVPYRDLLQYSLCFMEIFSILTLKDLQGNY, from the exons ATGACAGATTTGTCAACAACTGTAGCTCACTTAGCTAAACTGGGCACCTCGATTGTTtgcatgaaatatttcaacgatcCATACTCGATTCTTGTGAGCGATAATCATTGGGCTACGAgagcttttcaaattctgCTCTTCCACTCCATACTGGGAATTTTTCGATTTG GTAATCCAAGCACCTCCAAGTATCTACGTGGATTCTACACATTTTTCTCAAAGATTATCCACACACTACCATTTGCTTTAATCGTTACAGAGATATTGCATTGGAATAAGACAAGTGAACAAATAACTCTAACGTTGTTGATTCTAACGGTTTTTCCCATTGTGTATGAGTCGAGGTCTAAAGAAAGAACAAGACGACACTTGATCGATGTTGCTGTCGGCCTAAACTTATGTGCTCTTATCTATGTCTCCCTTATAAGTAAAAATTACAGTGCTATTAGCCTAGTCGTGTCTTATGCTTTTACACATTTCTTATTAGAAGATATATCTGATCGATATGATGTACCTTACAGAGATCTTCTTCAGTACAGTCTTTGTttcatggaaattttttccatactAACTCTGAAAGATCTTCAGGGCAATTACTGA
- the LOC124176367 gene encoding tRNA-dihydrouridine(20) synthase [NAD(P)+]-like yields MDERLDYSEKIILAPMVRIGTLPMRLLALDYGADIVYTEELIDWKLLRSVRRENDVLGTVDFIDKTDGTVIFRTCNREKKFVVLQLGTCDAERALKVGKMVQNDVAGIDVNMGCPKKFSILGGMGAALLEQPEMAKEILNRLVNGLMIPVTCKIRIFPTVDRTYALCKELVSTGISAIAIHGRTKDERPQHVNHCHIIREVAKQLPIPVIANGGSKEIEKHSDILKFKEETGCSSVMLARAAEWNCSIFRKEGILPIEDVIQSYLKYAIDYDNAPSNTKYCIQNILRELQETPKGKAFLEAQTLQQICSIWDMGDYCRTKRKEYLDRGIQGRFQVIPTSLDRQKGVKRKFEEDDVVVMQCAFIRNSYTHDLELPKTRLLKWTKENRTNFPVYHTEQEDKLFRSVVSVNGKKYSSSFWEKNKKWAEQGAALVCLCTLGAIDIDKLAKDGSIIK; encoded by the exons ATGGACGAAAGGCTGGATTATAGTGAGAAGATTATTTTAGCACCGATGGTCCGCATTGGAACGCTACCGATGCGACTTTTAGCCTTGGATTACGGCGCTGACATTGTTTATACAGAAGAGCTTATCGATTGGAAATTGCTACGCTCGGTTCGTCGAGAAAATG ACGTCTTGGGGACCGTTGATTTTATTGATAAAACGGACGGTACCGTAATATTCCGAACTTGCAATCGAGAGAAAAAGTTCGTTGTTCTTCAGCTTGGCACCTGTGATGCAGAGAGAGCCTTGAAAGTCGGAAAAATGGTGCAGAACGATGTAGCTGGTATCGACGTCAACATGGGATGtcccaaaaaattttcaattcttggCGGCATGGGAGCAGCGCTTCTTGAGCAACCAGAAATGGCCAAGGAAATTCTGAACAGACTAGTTAATGGATTAATGATTCCTGTCACGTGTAAGATCAGGATATTTCCAACGGTAGACAGAACTTATGCATTGTGCAAGGAACTAGTTTCAACGGGTATATCCGCGATCGCGATTCATGGAAGGACCAAAGATGAAAGACCACAACATGTAAATCATTGTCATATAATCAGAGAAGTTGCTAAACAATTGCCGATTCCAGTTATTGCAAATGGGGGGTCAAAGGAAATCGAAAAACATTCAGACatattgaaattcaaagaagAAACAGGCTGCAGTAGTGTGATGCTCGCTAGAGCTGCTGAATGGAAttgttcaatatttcgaaaagaGGGTATACTCCCCATTGAAGATGTAATACAGTCTTATTTAAAATATGCTATTGACTACGACAATGCCCCATCGAATACAAAGTACTGTATACAAAATATTCTCCGAGAGTTACAGGAAACTCCAAAAGGAAAAGCGTTTCTAGAAGCTCAAACGCTTCAGCAGATTTG tTCTATCTGGGATATGGGAGATTATTGCAGGACTAAACGGAAAGAGTACTTAGACAGAGGCATTCAGGGTAGGTTTCAAGTGATCCCCACCTCTTTGGATCGACAAAAAGGagtgaagagaaaatttgaagaggATGATGTGGTTGTGATGCAGTGTGCTTTTATACGTAATAGCTACACTCATGATCTAGAGCTACCGAAGACGAGGCTTTTGAAATGGACCAAGGAAAACAGGACTAATTTCCCAGTCTATCATACTGAGCAAgaagataaattatttcgctCAGTAGTATcagtgaatggaaaaaaatacagttcttcATTTTG ggaaaaaaacaagaaatggGCTGAGCAAGGAGCTGCACTAGTTTGTCTTTGCACTTTGGGGGCGATAGACATTGATAAGCTTGCAAAAGATGGAAGTATAATTAAGTGA
- the LOC124176365 gene encoding G2/mitotic-specific cyclin-B3: MAPTKVLNGQNKQNATGIVIRKGITTRSHNSIANTKHLTVAKDPRIKRKADASPLKEKTTKRSALGNITNAIGKSLGAQVHDVKKITKKAATQNKPSTTSLQSLGKILAKPDNVVPIKPKPPARVPAKKKEDDKVEVPAKIANARRSLDLEKSEDSSLYVSALEDADESLKKSTQSNSRVDAKDGTAKEPEEKVQASPDPKIPTLSIATRLDAPPTNKLPTGVQWDFDAENWTDPYQVSYYAMDTFNYLKSREPLFLIGDYMERQVCLSRWMRSLLVDWMVEVQESFELNHETLYLAVKLVDLYLTKVTVGKETLQLLGAASLFIASKFDERIPPMVDDFLYICDGAYTRRELTRMEINVLKIIDFDLGIPLSYRFLRRYARCAKVSMPTLTLARYILEYSLMDYATIMYSDSKMAAAALFIALQMKDLGGWNATLEYYTGLKLEEIKEIVLALNQGLHRKPKEALATVRNKYSHKIFFEVAKVPLKEVLDI, from the exons ATGGCTCCAACCAAAGTGTTAAATGGCCAAAACAAACAGAATGCCACTGGCATAGTAATACGTAAAGGAATCACAACTAGAAGTCACAATTCAATAGCTAATACTAAGCACCTGACAGTTGCAAAAGACCCAAGGATCAAACGCAAAGCAGATGCCTCTCCCTTGAAAGAAAAGACAACAAAAAGATCAGCATTAGGAAATATCACCAAT GCCATCGGCAAGTCCTTAGGCGCACAAGTCCATGATGTTAAAAAGATCACAAAGAAAGCAGCGACCCAAAACAAGCCATCCACGACTTCCCTACAGTCCCTAGGAAAGATTTTAGCTAAGCCAGACAATGTTGTGCCAATCAAGCCGAAACCACCTGCACGTGTACctgccaaaaaaaaggaagatgaTAAAGTAGAAGTCCCAGCTAAAATAGCAAATGCAAGGCGCAGTTTAGATCTGGAAAAGTCTGAAGATAGTTCGCTGTATGTGAGTGCTTTAGAAGACGCTGAcgagagtttgaaaaaatcaacacaGAGTAATTCTagg GTTGATGCCAAAGATGGTACTGCAAAAGAGCCGGAAGAGAAGGTGCAGGCTTCACCTGATCCAAAAATACCTACTCTTTCGATTGCAACTCGCCTAGATGCTCCGCCTACTAACAAATTACCCACTGGTGTACAGTGGGATTTTGATGCTGAAAATTGGACTGATCCTTACCAAGTTTCTTATTATGCAATGGACACGTTTAATTACCTCAAAAGCCGGGAG CCATTGTTCCTGATTGGCGATTATATGGAAAGACAAGTTTGTTTATCTCGATGGATGAGATCTTTACTTGTCGATTGGATGGTTGAGGTCCAAGAATCCTTTGAATTAAACCACGAGACTTTGTATCTAGCTGTTAAATTAGTAGACTTGTACCTCACTAAAGTGACGGTTGGAAAAGAAACGCTCCAACTTTTAGGTGCAGCAAGTTTATTCATCGCAAGCAAATTTGAC gaaagaattCCGCCTATGGTCGACGACTTTTTGTACATCTGTGATGGTGCATACACACGTCGGGAACTAACTAGGATGGAAATtaacgttttgaaaattatcgacTTCGACCTAGGCATTCCACTTTCTTACAGGTTCCTCAGAAGATACGCCAGG TGTGCCAAAGTTTCTATGCCAACTCTAACCCTGGCTCGTTACATCTTGGAGTATTCGTTAATGGATTACGCAACAATAATGTACAGCGATAGTAAAATGGCAGCCGCTGCTCTATTCATTGCTTTGCAAATGAAGGATCTAGGTGGCTGGAATGCAACCTTAGAATACTATACGGGACTCAAACTTGAGGAGATTAAAGAAATCGTGCTGGCGCTAAATCAGGGATTACACCGAAAACCTAAAGAAGCATTAGCAACAGTTCGCAACAAATACAGTCATAA gaTATTTTTCGAAGTCGCAAAAGTGCCACTGAAAGAAGTATTAGATATATAG